DNA from Algisphaera agarilytica:
ATCGAGCACGCTACCGACGCAGACGGAATTGGAGATCGCGATCACGCAGTCTCCCGAGTCGTTGGTCGTCGGGGAGGACGGGACGGTTTCGCTGGAGATCATTAATCGTGGTGATGCCAACGCGTCCAACGCCACGTGGAAGCTCTACTGGTCTGATACGCCTCGGCTTGTTGAGAATGCTCCGTTTCATGCCGAGGCGCGCGATGATCCTTTGCCCCAGACCGGTTTCAACGAGATCGCTGCGGGGCAGTCGATGCAAGGAAGTTTCCAGGTGACCGCGTTGGAAGGTCACGATGGGCCGCGATTCATCGTGGCCACGGCTAAGGCGGACAACGCCGCGGAGGTCACCGCATCCACCTCGATCTGGGTGGAGTCGCAAACGCCCGCCCAGATCAAGATCGACTCCGTGGATGTCGCCGCGAAGGCCTATGCCGGCGGGACCACGTCCGTTGGCTATACGCTGCGTAACAGCCCATTTGCGGGGTGGGCTAAGGGCGGCTGGATAGACCGCGTGGTGCTCTCGCCCGACGAGCAGGTTTCGGGTGAAGACCTGGTGCTTCTCAATGTCCCACGGCGTCGTCCATTGGCTCCGGGCCAAAGCAGCGAAGTCGGCCCGTTCGATTTACGCATCCCCTTGGGCGTAGCGCCGGGGACTTACCACATCATCGTCGAGAGCGGAGCCCCGAACGCCGAGCCGTTCGTCACGCCCCTCCGCATCGAGCCGGCGACGCACCCCGACCTGGCCCCGCGCAATATCAAACTTTCTTCGGGCGAGAACCAAATCACCGTGGGCGAGCCAACTGTGCTGCATTTTGATGTGGTCAACCGCAGCCCGCTCGCCGCGCCCGACCTGCTCTGGGGCGACCGCGTGTACTGGTCGGCGGACGACGAGGTGTCCGACGACGACGTCATGCTCATCAGCCAACCACGCGGCGCTTACCCCGGCGAGCTGCCCGGCGGCGGGGCCTATCGCAGCGGGCCGCACGAGTTCGTCATCTCGCCGGAGATGGTCTTGTCGCCGACGATGTATCTGATCGTGGTCGCCGACGATGAGAACGACATCGCCGAGGGGGACTACGCAGGCAACAACGCACTGGCCATGCCGATCGTGATCAAGCAGGAAGTCGAAGCGGAGAAGCCCGACGAGCTCAAGCTGGGACGCGACGACGAGCCCGCCCGCGTGACCGTCGCCTGGATCGCCCACGACGATTTCCAGGAACTGCTGGCCCGCGAGTCGGTGACGCTCCAGCCCATCCTGCAGGACAAGGTCGACCCCACGCCCAACGCCCCGCTCGAACGCGACCCCGAAGACACCGGCAACCCGGCCGTGGTCGCCCCGCCGCCCGCGCCGCCGACGCCCAACCCCGCCGACGCCCAGACCCCCGCTTCGCGCCAGACCGCCGACACGTCCGTAGATCCGGTCGACACCGACAACGCCGGCGAGCTGCCCAACGCGGCCCCCGGTGCCGTCGATCAGACCGGCGATTCAACGCAGGACTCGCCCGGCATCGCACAACCCAACCCCACCTCGCCCCAATCGCCCCCGGAAAGCCCGCCGACCGTGGCGTCGCAGGAGCAGGGCGAAAAGCCCACCTCCGCCCCGCGCTCCGACCGCGAGGTCGATCCCACCACGCTGATCCAAGCCAAGTCCGTCCGCCCCGGGCAGGTGCTCGTCGGCCCCGGCATCGAGATCAAAACCTTCCGCCCCCAGTGGTCGGCCGCGGCTCGCTTCGCCCTTCCTCGTAACCCCAAAGTCGTCATCACCTTCGACCCCGACGGCACCGTCCTCGAGGCCGCGTTCATCACCTCCACCGGCTTCGACAACGTCGACGGACCGTTACTGTCCAGCCTCTACCGATGGAAGGCCACCGGCAAAAGTCTCCAAGAGATCACCAAGCCCTTCCCGATCGAACTCACGATCCTCCTTGGCGATAGCGATCCGCCGGAGGAAGAGAAGAAGGAAGAGGGCGGATCGTGACTCGTCCGCGGTAAGAACAGCGTGCGGATTTAAGTGCTATCAACCGCTCCACCCTCGGGAGAGCTGTCGCCGAAGGCGGCTGAGGGGGAACGTGAGTACCCTGCCACAGCGCAATGCTGAGTGCCCCCTCCGTCCCGCTTCGCGGGCCACCTCCCCCGGCGGGGAGGCGTTAAGGCATCACCCATGGGTGACGGCAAAAGTTTGAATTGATGGCACCTGCCCGAAGGTATCCCCTCCGATACCCTCGGGCATTGGTGCATCAAATGTCTTCTTCGAGAGGGAGGAAGACGCTTTCGGATTCGTCGGTCGATCCAACGCCGACTCGTTCGGCGAGGGTTTGCGCGGCGGCGTAGTTCGGGTTGATCTTCAACGCTTCCTGGACCCAGTTCCCGGCATCGGCGGACTCGCCACGCGACAGGTCGCACACCGCGCGGTGGTAGTGCACATCGGCGCGGTTGGGGAACTTGGCCGCAGTCTTACGCATGACCACCGACGCGTCGGCCAGCAGTCGCTGAAGCGGTGAGTGGGCCTGCGCGGCTTCGGGGACCACCTGGTCGGGGGCGCCCACCATGTGCGGGTACAGCTTGGCGAGCAGGTTGCGGCGCTGCTCACGCGTGGTCAGCGCCCGCAGTTTGCGGTCGGCCCGGTTCATCAGGCGCTTGCGTCCGGCGATGTGGGCACAGGTCACCAGACCCGCCCACGCCTCGGCGTCTTCGTCGCATCGCCGGGTGGCGTTGAGGTAAGCCCGGGCGGATTCTCCCCACCGCCCCGCGTTCAGGTGCAGCCGGCCGGTGCGGCGCCACGCCTCGGCGGCGTCCGCATCGTTGGGTTCACCCAGTTCGATCACGCCGGCCAAGCGGTCCAGCGCCTTGTGGTTCTCGCCCATCGTCTCGGCGACGTCGGCGGCCTCGCGACGCAGGTCCGCACCGGGGGTGCCTTCCGCGTTGAGGGTGTCCAGCAGTTTGTCGTAATGCATTTCGGCTTCGGCCATCCGGTCGGATTGACGGCACAGGCGGGCGGCCCGGCCGCGGTTGTTCGCATCGATCTTGCCCAACGCTTCGAGCGCGGCGACGGGATCGGTCCCGGCCAGCATGTCCGAACGCAGCCGACGGGCGGCGTGGTCCTGCGGCTCGAGTTCGGTCACCCGCATCAGCGTCTGAGCGGCGTCGTCCTTGCGGTCGTCTTTGATCTGCATCCCCGCCAGGGCACGCAGGACGCCCGCGTCATCCGGGAAGTCTTTGGCCAGCGATTCCATCAGCGTGACCGCCAAATCGATCTTGCCCTTGGCGGCCAGCGCGGTCGCCCGGAGCATGGTCACGTCCGGACGGGCGGAATCGGTCGGGTCGGGATTGGCGGTGGCGGCGTGGTCGCGGTTGTCAAGCGCCGTCAAGGCGAGGCGCGGCTCGTGACGGCGAAGCCTGATGCGGGCTTCGAGCACACGGGCCTCGGCGTGATCGGGGTCGAGTTCGAGCGCGGCACGCACGTGACGCAGGGCGTCTTCGAGCAGGTTGCCTGCCAACGCGAGCTGGGCGTGGTCCAGTGCCTGGGCGATGTCTTCGTGATGGGATCGCTGATGTTTCATGCAACCCTCCGATCCGCGTTGCGATCGAGTTCGACGCGTTTCTGGTAGGCGGCCTGGACATCCGGGTAGCCCGGGAATTTCAGGGCCACACGCTTGAGCGTTTGCTGGGCGGTCGGGCCGACGGCTTCGTCATCCGGCAGCTTGCCGAGCAACAGCGCCATCGAGGCGTTGTATGGGTCCATGCGGAGCGTCTTGTGTGCCCAGCGGCGGGCGTCGTCTTCGTCGCCGATGAGGTAGGCCAATTCGGCCAGGGCCTTGGTCAGCGTGGACATCAGTTCGTGCCCTTCGAACTCGCGGGTCATCCGGGCGATCGCGGCACGTAGCAGCGAGATCGGGCGGGTCCGCGGGGCGTGCTGCATGGCGTAGACCAGCGAGGGCACGGCCTCGGGTTGGGCGGTGAGTTCGGACGCGAGGCGTTCGACCGTCGCGTCGGGCACGGCCGGCAGGGCGGTCAGCCCGGGGACGTCCATCACGGCGATCCACTGCGAGATTTCGTCTTGGTCCCCGTGCAGGTGGTAAAGCCAGGCGGCGAGCCGACGGGCGTCGTCCTGCAGGCCGCAGCCGATCAGCACCGACACCGCGAGCTTGGCCTGCTCGGCGTTCATGGTGTGGGGTTGGCTGCGTTGGGGATCACCCAGGATTTCACGGGCGGCGGCGAAGTCGTCACGCCGGGCCAGCAGGGCGGCGAGCAACACGCGGGCTTCGACCGGGGCGTCTTTGCGGCACCAGTCGTGCAACTCGAGCTCGGCTTCGGCGAGTCGGCCGTTCAGGGCCATGTGCCGGAGGCGTTCGAGCGTGTCGTGTTGTTCGGTGGTGATGGGGTTCACGACCCGGACTCCTGGAAGGGTTCATCAGGCGTCGGCCCACGCGGGCACGATCCAGACCTGAGCTCCCCTCGGACCTATCGACCTTGCGGGTCGTGCGGTTTAGGAAGAGATCGCAAGTTGTGCGTGTTTGTTGCCGTGTAACGGCTGGGCGAGAGATAGGCGGGAAGCTATCGGACGCTGCGGCGTTCCATACCGTTTAGCGGGTGACGCGAAGCGTCCCCGTTCAGCGCATTTACAACCCACGCGGGACGCTTCGCGATCGCCCGCTAAACACAAAACGGGATCAGGCCCCAAGCAGCACCAGGTGCTCGCGTTGGACCACGGCCTTGTAGGCGGCTTTGCCGAGGATGCCGGCGATCTGGTTGGACCGCTTGCCCTGGATGAGTCGCAGTTCATCGGCGGAGTAGTTGGTCAGGCCGCGGGCGATCTCTTTGCCGTGGGGATCACGGAGCATGACGACGTCGCCCCGCTCGAATCGGCCCGTGAGGTCGCGGACGCCGGCGGCGAGCAGGCTCTTACTCTTTTGGCTGATCGCCTCGGCGGCCCCGGGGTCCAGGGTGATGGCGCCGGCGGGGCGGGCGGTGAGGCCGATCCAGCGCCGGCGACTGTCCAGCGAACGCACCGCCGGGGCGAAGACGGTGCCGAGGTTGGCTTCGCCCGACAAGACCCGGCGGATGATGTCGGGTTGCTTGCCCGAAGCGATCACCGCGAGCTCGCCCGATTCGGTGACAACGCGGGCGGCTTCGAGCTTGGTCTGCATCCCGCCGCTGCCCCAGGTGCTCTTGTCCTGGCGGACGTGCTGGAGCTGGTCGAGGACGTTGTCGACGCGGTCGATGACTTTGCCGCTGCCGTCGAGCAGGCCGTCCACGGAGGTGAGCAGCAAGAGCACTTGGGCCCGCAGGGCCGAGCACATCAGTGCCGCAAGCAGGTCGTTGTCGCCGAAGCGGATCTCTTCGACCGCGACGGTGTCGTTTTCGTTGAGCACGGGGATGCACTTCATCTCGTGCAGCTTGGTCACGCAGTTGCGGATATTCAGGAAGCGCAGGCGGTCGTCGAAGTCGGCCCGGGTGAGCAGGACCTGCCCGACGCCCAGGCCGTGCTTGGCGAGCGCGTCGTGCCAGTACGTCATCAGCGCCCGCTGGCCGATCGCGGCCACGGCTTGCTGCTCGGCGACGTCGGTCGGCCGTTTGTCCAGGCCCATCTCGACGCAACCGGCACCGATCGCGCCGCTGCTCACGAGCGTGACCTGCACGCCGGCGTCGGCCAGTTCCGCGATCTGGCGTGCGACGTCGGCGATGAAGTCGAGGTCGACCGCGGGCAGGGCCTTCTTGGCGGTGCCGCCGGTGATCAGCTGGGTGCCGATCTTGACCACGACCTGCTTGGCGTCGCGGATGACGGATTGTCGTAAATCAGTCGAGGACATAAAGATTCAACTTTAGCCCCGGGTCAATGACCCGGGGTTGTTTGTGATTCGAGTTGCAACAAACCCAACAGCATGTCGGCGTGACGCTTCGTGCTGCCTTGGCGTGACAGGATAACCGCGCGGCCCGCGTCGGCGAGTTCGGCGGCCATGGTTTTGTTTTTCAGCAACTCCGCGATCGCGTCCGACGGGCGGTCGCTGACCACGATGCCACCGGCGTCGGTCAGGGCTTTCATGGTGTCGGCGAAGTCGGAAAAGTGCGGGCCGATGATCGTGGGCTTGCCCAGCGCAATGGGCTCCATCATGTCCGAGCCGTAGAGCTCGCCGGTGAAGCTGCGTCCCACGACGCACACGTCCGCGAGGCTGTAGGCCATACGCAGCTCGCCGATGGTGTCGAGCAGGAAGACGCGTTGGCCGTCGGGGGCGGGCTGCTTGGCGGTGCGTCGCACCGCATCGGGGGCGGCCTTGATCACGTCATCGAACCACTCGGGCTTGCGGGGCGCGATGAGTAGCTGGGCGTCCGGTGGGCAGGCGTCGAGCAGCAACTGCTCTTCACCCGGCGCGGTCGACCCCGCGACGACCAACGGCTTGCTGCGGTCGATCCCGAGTTCTTCGGCGAGTTGCTCAGCCCCCGCGACCGTGTCCTCGACCACGGCGGTGTCCCACTTCATCGTGTCGAACACCTGCACCCGGTCTTCGGGTGTACCCAGTGCGATAAAACGCTCGGCATAGTCCGCGGTTTGCACCGCGGCGAAAGACACCTTGGCAAACGCGGGACCGATGAGTCGGCGGATCTTGCGATAGCCCTTGAAGCTGCGGGCGGTTAGCCGGCCGTTGACCACCGCGACCGGTAGATCGCGTTCCGCACAGGCGTCCATAAAGTTCGGCCAGAGCTCCAGCTCGACCAAAGCCACCGCGTCGGGCTTCACGGCGTCGAGAAACCGGTTGACCGCGAAGGAAAAGTCGTAGGGGAATCGAAGCACCGCGTGGCGGTCGGCATAGAGCGCGGTGGCGCGGGCGAAGCCGGTGTTCGTGGACGCGGCGATGACCAGTTCCAGGCCTTCGACCTGTTCAAGCTCGGCCACGAGGTTGCGGACGAGGTTGACCTCGCCGACGGACACGCCGTAGATCAGCAGGCGTTTGCGCGTTGACTGTTCGCCGCGGTCGGGTGCTACGCCGCAAGCGGCTTTGCCGAACCGACCGGCCCAGTCGGTGCGCCACTTACCGGTGCGCAGCAGACTGATCCCCCAGAGGGGTGAGGTGACCAGCGCACCAGCGCCGTAGAGGATGTCGCGTCCGATTCCCATGGGCGACGAGTATAAGTCAGGCCTTGGGTTTCGGCGGAAGGGCGGTCAGCCCGCTTTGCGGAGGCTGGACTTGGCCAGGAGGCCGCGCTGCACGCAGCCCAGGAGGTTTTCGACGCTGCGCAGGGCGGGCTCGAAAGCGGTGCCGTGCGACTCCTGGTGGAGCTCGCGGGCTTCGCGGAGCAGCTTTTCGACGCGGTCGGACATCTGTTGGCCATCTCGGACCACCGCGCCGCGGAGGTCTTCGAGTTCTTCGGTGAGACGGTCAACTTGTTGCTGGTTCACCATGGCGGTTCACTCCGTACGGGGCCGCATCGTTGCGGCGGTGATTCCCGGCGATACGTCCAAAGCAGCCGGGTGCAGGCGGTGACGCGTTGGGGACTATGTCGGCCACCTGCGAGCCATTCGACCATCTTTTCGGGCAGAATCCGACGGGGTAAGCACCTTATATG
Protein-coding regions in this window:
- a CDS encoding CARDB domain-containing protein, which gives rise to MRHPDSILPLLIALAIAVVLHAALLPVGATMLSRSSTLPTQTELEIAITQSPESLVVGEDGTVSLEIINRGDANASNATWKLYWSDTPRLVENAPFHAEARDDPLPQTGFNEIAAGQSMQGSFQVTALEGHDGPRFIVATAKADNAAEVTASTSIWVESQTPAQIKIDSVDVAAKAYAGGTTSVGYTLRNSPFAGWAKGGWIDRVVLSPDEQVSGEDLVLLNVPRRRPLAPGQSSEVGPFDLRIPLGVAPGTYHIIVESGAPNAEPFVTPLRIEPATHPDLAPRNIKLSSGENQITVGEPTVLHFDVVNRSPLAAPDLLWGDRVYWSADDEVSDDDVMLISQPRGAYPGELPGGGAYRSGPHEFVISPEMVLSPTMYLIVVADDENDIAEGDYAGNNALAMPIVIKQEVEAEKPDELKLGRDDEPARVTVAWIAHDDFQELLARESVTLQPILQDKVDPTPNAPLERDPEDTGNPAVVAPPPAPPTPNPADAQTPASRQTADTSVDPVDTDNAGELPNAAPGAVDQTGDSTQDSPGIAQPNPTSPQSPPESPPTVASQEQGEKPTSAPRSDREVDPTTLIQAKSVRPGQVLVGPGIEIKTFRPQWSAAARFALPRNPKVVITFDPDGTVLEAAFITSTGFDNVDGPLLSSLYRWKATGKSLQEITKPFPIELTILLGDSDPPEEEKKEEGGS
- a CDS encoding tetratricopeptide repeat protein, which produces MKHQRSHHEDIAQALDHAQLALAGNLLEDALRHVRAALELDPDHAEARVLEARIRLRRHEPRLALTALDNRDHAATANPDPTDSARPDVTMLRATALAAKGKIDLAVTLMESLAKDFPDDAGVLRALAGMQIKDDRKDDAAQTLMRVTELEPQDHAARRLRSDMLAGTDPVAALEALGKIDANNRGRAARLCRQSDRMAEAEMHYDKLLDTLNAEGTPGADLRREAADVAETMGENHKALDRLAGVIELGEPNDADAAEAWRRTGRLHLNAGRWGESARAYLNATRRCDEDAEAWAGLVTCAHIAGRKRLMNRADRKLRALTTREQRRNLLAKLYPHMVGAPDQVVPEAAQAHSPLQRLLADASVVMRKTAAKFPNRADVHYHRAVCDLSRGESADAGNWVQEALKINPNYAAAQTLAERVGVGSTDESESVFLPLEEDI
- the proB gene encoding glutamate 5-kinase, whose protein sequence is MSSTDLRQSVIRDAKQVVVKIGTQLITGGTAKKALPAVDLDFIADVARQIAELADAGVQVTLVSSGAIGAGCVEMGLDKRPTDVAEQQAVAAIGQRALMTYWHDALAKHGLGVGQVLLTRADFDDRLRFLNIRNCVTKLHEMKCIPVLNENDTVAVEEIRFGDNDLLAALMCSALRAQVLLLLTSVDGLLDGSGKVIDRVDNVLDQLQHVRQDKSTWGSGGMQTKLEAARVVTESGELAVIASGKQPDIIRRVLSGEANLGTVFAPAVRSLDSRRRWIGLTARPAGAITLDPGAAEAISQKSKSLLAAGVRDLTGRFERGDVVMLRDPHGKEIARGLTNYSADELRLIQGKRSNQIAGILGKAAYKAVVQREHLVLLGA
- a CDS encoding 3-deoxy-D-manno-octulosonic acid transferase gives rise to the protein MGIGRDILYGAGALVTSPLWGISLLRTGKWRTDWAGRFGKAACGVAPDRGEQSTRKRLLIYGVSVGEVNLVRNLVAELEQVEGLELVIAASTNTGFARATALYADRHAVLRFPYDFSFAVNRFLDAVKPDAVALVELELWPNFMDACAERDLPVAVVNGRLTARSFKGYRKIRRLIGPAFAKVSFAAVQTADYAERFIALGTPEDRVQVFDTMKWDTAVVEDTVAGAEQLAEELGIDRSKPLVVAGSTAPGEEQLLLDACPPDAQLLIAPRKPEWFDDVIKAAPDAVRRTAKQPAPDGQRVFLLDTIGELRMAYSLADVCVVGRSFTGELYGSDMMEPIALGKPTIIGPHFSDFADTMKALTDAGGIVVSDRPSDAIAELLKNKTMAAELADAGRAVILSRQGSTKRHADMLLGLLQLESQTTPGH